The genomic segment CGCTTCGACGCCGATCACTCGGCGCTGGCGAAGCGGAAGGAGTACAGCAAGGCCATCTTCGAGCAGGTCGACCGGTCCTGGCGCGAGATGGAAGGGGGCCAGCTGCGGACGTACCGCGTGCTCGAGGTGCGCGACCCGGTCACGCGGGAACTGCTCGTGCGGCGCGAGGAAATCCAGTCCATCGATTCGGCCGGTCAGCCGGTGAAGCACTGGGTGCAGCGGGGTAGCGAGGGCAACGTCACCGGTGAGATCGGCGAGGAGGCGTTCCGGAACCAGTTCCACGCCGACCAGGCCGACAGCAAGCGGCAGGGACAGGTCCTGCTGCCCGCGTCGGTGATCCAGCGGGGCGGCGGCCAGGGTTTCGACGGCGTCATCGTGCACTTCAACGACAAGGGCGTCGCAACGCTCATCCTGGTCGAGGTGAAGAACTACCCCGGCCGCTACGTGCCGCGCGCGGACATCACCGCCATCCGCGAGAACCTGAACGCGAACCTGCGCCATCTCGAGGCACAGCTCAACGACGTGAAGAAGGCGGCCGCGCTGGGCCTGAGCCCCACGCAGGCCGCCGCCGTGCGTGATGCCATCGCGAAGAACCGCATGAAGTTCGAGCTGCAGCTCGGTGACACCACCAACCTCGGCCAGCTCGGTGCCAGCGGCTCGTCCGTCCTGCGCGACGTGCGCGCGGACGTTTCGCGCCGCCGTCGGTTTGCCTTCGACCAGGCGGACGTGACGGCGCAGCGCATGGCCCCGGAGCACATGCGGGCCTCGGAACAGCTGGCCGAGGCCCGGGCGCGCCTCGACAGCCCGGCCGAGCTGCACCGCCTCGCCAAGGGTGACGGCACGGTGCTCACCGCCGCCGGCGTGCGGCGCGCCGAGGCCACCATAACCGCCCAGCGCCAATTGGCCGGCCTGGCCACGACCCCACTGCGTGGCGGCAGCGGTGGTGTGACGTTCCTCGATGCCCAGGACCGCCCGTTCGTGGTGTTCGCGCCCGAGCGGGGCGCCAGCGGCGCCGCGATCGCCGCGGACCTTGGCCGCACGCTGCGGGACACGCGTGGCGGGCCCGATCCCCGGACGCACGTTATCCTTGACGAGACCCACCTGTCCGCGCCGGAACGGGTCGCGGTGCAGCAGGAACTCGCGCGGCTCGCCGCGATCCAGCCGGAACTCGACCTCGGCCTCGTGGTGGTCGTGAATGTCTCGACGGGCACCGCCGCCCGACTGAAGCTGGCCACGCCATGACCGCGCCCCCGGGACGCAGGAGCACCGATGACGCCTGAGACGGCCCCCGGCCCGTCGTCCTGGCCGGAGCTGGTGGCCCGCTGGGCGGGGCCGTACCGCGAGAGCCTGGCCACTTTCGACGATATTCCGATCCGTATGTCCGCAAGTCGGGCGGGGGAGCCCGCCGGGGACCGGCTCGGCGGGTACGATGCCACCACCTCGGCCGTGCTGGTGCTGAGCGGGCCGGCGGCGGCGCGCCCGTTCCTGGCGCTGGTGTCGGCGCAGCTCCCGCGCGCCATCGGTGAGCTGCGTCCCCTCCGCGGCGCTGACACCGCCTTCGCGGCGTGGTGGACGCTGTCGGTCGTGAACGCGGCGGAGTGCCTGGGCGCCGACGTGCCGGAACCGGTGGCGACGCTCGCGCCGGAGTGGCTGCCGGTGCTGGCCACCCGACTCGACGAGTTCCCGGATCGTGAACGGCACGCCCTCGCCCTGGCCTGCGCCGCCGCGGGGCTGCCCCAACGCGTGCGCAGCTTTGCCGACGATGGCGTGAATGCGACCTTCACCCCAGGCGCCACGTTCGGCTTCAACGTCCCCGCCTTCGCCGCCCACCTCGCATCGGCCATCACCGCCCGCGCCGACTACCCCGACGTCGAACCGGCCTGGCTCGAGTTCGTCCACAACTTTCCCATCAAGCTCGACACCGACATGCTCGACTGGCCCGCCCTCCTCTGGGCCGCCCGCGCCGTCTACGCCACCATCGGCGGCATCCCCGTCGCCGAGGTCGGCGACGAGCTCCACCGACTCGTCACCGGCGCATGACCGCGCCAACCGACTCCCCGGAAGACTGGCTCCGGCACGAGAGTGCACAGCTCCGCGCCGCCCGCGCCGCCAGGCCCGGACACTCGATCCTCTTCCCCGACCTCGGTGACGCCACCGTCCGGCGCCAGGTCGTGCGCTGGATGGCCAGCGAGTACGACGCGCCCACCCCCGGCATCCTCGAGGTCCTGCGCACCGCACTCGCAGACCAGGACTGGGAGGTCCGCGCCAGCGCCATCATCGCCGCTGCCCGGCTCCATGCCATCACGCTGCGCAGCGCCGTCCGCGAGGCCGACCTGCCGTCCGCCGGACAGTTCGGGCTGGACGACATCGACGTCCAGCTCCTCATCGGCATGCGCTTCATCGCCGCCACCCTCCTCGGCGCTGCGGAATCCGCCGCCGACGCTGCAGCCATCGTGGCCGCCGACTTCCCCATGCTGCACCACGACCTCGGCGCGCTCGTGCAGCGCCAGCCCTGCCTCCCGACCACCCGGCTGCAACTGTTGCTGCACGCGCTCCTCACGCCGGCGCCCCTGCGTGACGTCCTCCCGGAACAGCTGCCGGCCGGCATCGAGGTCCGCGACGACCGCGCCTTCATTGCCGGCACCGCCATCGAGATGACCTGGCTCGCGCCGGGACGCTTCATCCTCGGTGGTGACGTCTCCCCCGACTCCGACACCGCGGCGATCCGCCACTGGGTGCTGCCACGAGGCATCTTCATCGCGCGCCGTCCACTCGTCGCCACCGACATCGCGCAGTGCGGCGTGCAACCCCCCGCGAACGACGACCTCGGCGCCGAGGTGCAGCTCCGGTTGCGCATGATGACCGATCCGCCGGTGATGCTCACGTTCCCACACGCCGTGGAGGTGTGCGAGGCCCTCTCGGCCGCGCTCGACGCGAACGTCACGCTCCCCGGCGCCGATGAACTCGAGTGTGCGGCACGCAGCGCCGACGGCCGGCGCTACCCGTGGGGCAACGGCATGCAGCGCCTCACCGGCCGTGAACTCTCGCCGCTGAACCTCGAGCGGTTCGCCGCACCGGCCCCGCAGTGGACGTCCACCCGGGCCGCCGCCGGCACGCCGGTCACCCTCGGCGGCCCCACCTCGCCCCTCTGCGCCGCCCGCAGCACCACCCACGCCTGCGCTGCGCTCCGGATCGCGATCCACGCCCCCTGACAGTGCCGGACTCTGCCGTGCCAGGTGGCACGTGTGCAAGTCCCCACCGGTCGCGCCTCTCCCATGCGTACCTCCAACCAATCAGGAGAACTCGCATGACCAACCGTACCCTGCGCCTCGGCGCCGCCGCCCTCGTCACCGTTGCCCTCGCCGCCTGCGCGAAGCCGGCCGACAAGCCCACCGTCGTCGACAGCGCGGCCAACGCCACGCAGACCGTCGTGCCGACCAGCGACTCGACCGCCAAGGTCGACTCCGCGCTGAAGGTCGACTCGACCGCGCCGACCACCGAGACCAAGCTCCCGACGCCGGACACGGCGACGAAGCCGTAACCTCGGAGCACACGTGCAGCGGGGAGGTCACCGGACACGGTGGCCTCCCCGTTGTGCCTCGCGCCGCCGGCTCGTGGGCCGTCACGGCGATCGACTGCCTCCCGAACTTCGACTACACGCCACTAGTGCCGGAACAGGTACGAGAGCTTGATGAAGATGCCGTCGGACTCCCGCAGCAGCCGCGTGTCCAGCACCGTGCCCCGCGATCCCCAGCGGTCGCCATAGCCGATGAAGGCCGTCGTGCCTGGGGTGGGCTCGTACTGCACCAGCCAGTCGGTGCTCAGCGATCGCGTGTGAGTCGGCTGCGACGGCCCGCCGTCCGATCCCGTGATCGGCTGCCCCGTGATCGTGTTGCGCACGGCATCGCTGCGGTTCCCGTTGAACTGCGTCACCACACGGAAGAACACCGTGCGTGACGGCTGGTACTCCGCCTTCAGTCGCGGGATCGTCACGCGGGCATACATGGTGCCATTGGCGCGCGCCAGTCGCGCGTGCGTGAGCATGCCCTCCAGGCGCGTGCCCGGGGTCGGACGCAGTGTCACTGCGGCGGTCGCCCGCCGCACGGTGCCGGCGATCCCCTCGCCGAAGAGCGGCACGTCGCCGGCCTCCACGCTCAGCGAGCCGTTCACGCGGCGAAACACGGGCGTCGTGAGCGATCCCGAGACCGTCCACAGGTTCGACAGGCGGGCGCCCGGCTTCTGCGCCACCAGCTGAACGCTGCCATCCCGCTGGTATATCCCCGAATCGACCGTCACGAAGTCACGCTGCACCGACGGCGACAGGCCCCAGCCGCCGCGCATGGTGATGAAGGTGCCTACCTGCTCGTTTCCCTCGATCATGCCGGCACGCGAGAACGACCCATATCGCCAGATGCGCGACGGACCGGCGAAGATGCTGATGTTCTGGAACAACGACGTCTCGGTGCCCAGGAACGACACGCGATGGAACATGTGTGCCTGCTGGAACGCGCGGCGCGGCACGAACCCGGCACCCGTCTCGAAGTCGTCGCCGACACCGGTGGTCGCCAGGTTGAAGCCCCAGCGCCGGCCGGTGCGATCCAGCTCCGCGTTCCAGATCGGCGCCTGCGTCGACGACCCCGTGCGCGACGTGAACGAGCTGCCGTACTGCACCTGGGCGTAGTAGAGCTTCTGGAAGACGTAGCGCGTGTCGGCTGCCACCACCGTGTTGGTCACCCCGCCGCCGCGCCGGTCGGTCACGGTGATGCCGGCCACCGAGTTCTCGCCGTAGTCGCGGCGCAGTCGCGCGATGTTCACCGCGTCGTAGTGGTCGGACAGCTCGTCCACCGCCGACATCAGTGCCACACCCAGCCGGCCGGTCTTGCCGGTGACCTTCAGCCCGGCGATCGGGTTGTCGATCGTGCGGGAGTACACCAGCTGGTTCGGGGTGGCGAAGAGCTCGATGCCCTCGAGGAAGAAGGGCCGGCGCTCCGGCACGAACAGCGCGAAGCGCTCGTTCGCCGTCACCAGTCCCACGTCCGCCTCCACCTGCGAGAAGTCGGGGTTGATCGTGCCGTCGATGGCCAGCGAGGGGAAGCCGAGCCGCAGGTTCACGCCGGCATCACCCCGCATCGGGCCGCGGGTGAAGTGGCCGGCGCCGTTCTCCGAGCCCACGCTGGCCCCCGTCACGAACGGTTGCACGTCGGTCACCACGCCGCGGTTCACCCGCTCGATCCCCGTCAGCGTGCCGCTCTGCGCCAGGAACGACGATGCGCCGCGCTGCGCATCGGTCCACGTGTCCTCGGCGGTGCGAGACGGGATGCTCCGCAGCACCTGGATGCCCCACGTCTGCACCTGCTCGGCCGAGAACCGGATGCTGCGGAACGGAATCTTCATCTCGATCACGTAGCCGGTGGCCGTGCGCCGGCCGGAGGTGACGAACTGGAAGTCGGGGGCGAAGTCCACGCTGCCACCGAACATGCTGCCGGCGCTCACGGCGCCCTCCGTCCGCACCCCGTCGAGCTGCACCCCGAGGGCGTTCGCGCCGAAGAGGTAGGCGCGACGCCGGTCGTTGAACGTGTCGAGGTAGATCGCGACGCGGTCGTCGTTGGTGACGTTGTCGCGCTTGGAGACGGTCGCGCGCACCGCCGCCGGGTCCGACGCGGTGGCGATGATGCCGA from the Gemmatimonadaceae bacterium genome contains:
- a CDS encoding carbohydrate binding family 9 domain-containing protein encodes the protein MLTPTRPRAMSRVLAGLLAALPFASAATSQAPATPLAVPGRGAPAVRPTRVDDSLVVDGVMDDAAWQGAARLTGFSQYQPVDQRPAVDSTEVRVVYTAQAIYFGIIATASDPAAVRATVSKRDNVTNDDRVAIYLDTFNDRRRAYLFGANALGVQLDGVRTEGAVSAGSMFGGSVDFAPDFQFVTSGRRTATGYVIEMKIPFRSIRFSAEQVQTWGIQVLRSIPSRTAEDTWTDAQRGASSFLAQSGTLTGIERVNRGVVTDVQPFVTGASVGSENGAGHFTRGPMRGDAGVNLRLGFPSLAIDGTINPDFSQVEADVGLVTANERFALFVPERRPFFLEGIELFATPNQLVYSRTIDNPIAGLKVTGKTGRLGVALMSAVDELSDHYDAVNIARLRRDYGENSVAGITVTDRRGGGVTNTVVAADTRYVFQKLYYAQVQYGSSFTSRTGSSTQAPIWNAELDRTGRRWGFNLATTGVGDDFETGAGFVPRRAFQQAHMFHRVSFLGTETSLFQNISIFAGPSRIWRYGSFSRAGMIEGNEQVGTFITMRGGWGLSPSVQRDFVTVDSGIYQRDGSVQLVAQKPGARLSNLWTVSGSLTTPVFRRVNGSLSVEAGDVPLFGEGIAGTVRRATAAVTLRPTPGTRLEGMLTHARLARANGTMYARVTIPRLKAEYQPSRTVFFRVVTQFNGNRSDAVRNTITGQPITGSDGGPSQPTHTRSLSTDWLVQYEPTPGTTAFIGYGDRWGSRGTVLDTRLLRESDGIFIKLSYLFRH